A portion of the Vibrio coralliirubri genome contains these proteins:
- the phnC gene encoding phosphonate ABC transporter ATP-binding protein: MSTLTLKGLTKHYSSSDKALTNVSLSVNAGEVVGLIGPSGAGKSTLIRCINRLTEPTSGEVIFSNTNLETLSKRQLRQSRREIGMIFQEYALIERLTVMENVLSGRLGYVNFWQSFTRRFPESDIQAAYALLDRVGLLEHANKRADALSGGQRQRVGIARALAQKPRLLLIDEPTAALDPRTARQIMRLISEICSEQQLPAIINIHDVQLAKQFVDRVVGLNAGCVVFDDKPNLLTEDVLTQIYGEEDWSQQAEEEADDLIITSPRLSEATI, translated from the coding sequence ATGTCTACTCTTACCCTTAAAGGGCTTACCAAGCACTACTCCAGTTCTGATAAAGCCCTTACCAACGTTAGCTTGTCGGTCAATGCCGGTGAAGTGGTTGGTTTAATTGGTCCATCTGGTGCGGGTAAATCAACGCTTATCCGTTGTATTAATCGGCTCACCGAACCCACCAGCGGCGAAGTGATCTTTTCCAATACCAATCTAGAAACGCTGTCTAAGCGACAATTGAGACAATCACGCCGTGAAATCGGGATGATTTTCCAAGAGTACGCGCTGATTGAGCGTTTAACGGTGATGGAAAACGTACTTTCAGGGCGTTTGGGTTACGTGAATTTCTGGCAAAGCTTTACTCGTCGTTTCCCGGAATCGGATATCCAAGCCGCTTATGCCCTACTCGACCGTGTTGGATTGTTAGAACACGCTAATAAAAGGGCCGATGCTCTGTCGGGTGGTCAGCGTCAACGTGTTGGTATTGCACGCGCACTTGCGCAGAAACCGAGATTACTGTTGATTGATGAACCAACGGCCGCACTTGATCCACGTACTGCGCGCCAAATCATGCGACTGATCAGTGAGATTTGTTCAGAGCAACAGCTCCCTGCCATCATCAATATTCACGATGTTCAATTAGCAAAGCAGTTTGTTGACCGTGTTGTCGGCTTGAATGCAGGTTGCGTCGTGTTTGATGACAAACCAAACCTGCTCACTGAAGATGTTTTAACGCAGATCTACGGTGAAGAAGACTGGAGCCAACAAGCAGAAGAAGAGGCCGATGACCTCATCATCACAAGCCCTCGCCTGTCCGAGGCAACAATATGA
- the phnD gene encoding phosphate/phosphite/phosphonate ABC transporter substrate-binding protein, with the protein MKPTKTNLTLKSAITAALIFSGSALAMDTRYEDRSGNLVADVPQDESQWVDPNTLIFAYTPVEDPAVYADVWSEFLSHLEKTTEKTVRFFPVQNNAAQIEAMRSGRLHIAGFNTGSTPLAVNCAGFAPFTMMAAEDGSFGYEMEIITYPGSGIEKVEDLKDKNLAFTSQTSNSGFKAPSAILDAEYQLQPDRDFKPAFSGAHDNSILGVAHKDYDAAAVANSVLNRMLSRDVLKEDQIKSIYKSQTFPTTAYGTAHNLTPELQEKIQKAFFTFDWEGTKLQEEFERNGEAQFVPITYKEHWEVIRTIDTANKVSYTCS; encoded by the coding sequence ATGAAACCGACAAAAACAAATCTCACGCTTAAGAGCGCTATTACTGCTGCGCTGATTTTTTCTGGTTCTGCATTAGCAATGGATACACGATACGAAGATCGCTCTGGCAACTTGGTTGCTGATGTTCCTCAAGATGAATCACAATGGGTTGACCCAAACACGCTAATTTTTGCTTATACGCCAGTTGAAGATCCTGCAGTATACGCTGATGTGTGGAGCGAGTTTTTGAGCCACCTTGAAAAAACAACGGAAAAGACGGTTCGTTTCTTCCCTGTTCAAAATAACGCTGCTCAAATTGAAGCAATGCGTTCAGGTCGCCTACATATCGCAGGTTTCAACACAGGTTCTACACCACTAGCGGTTAACTGTGCAGGCTTTGCCCCATTCACAATGATGGCTGCAGAAGATGGCTCTTTCGGTTATGAAATGGAAATCATCACTTACCCTGGTTCTGGCATTGAGAAAGTGGAAGACCTAAAAGATAAGAACCTAGCGTTCACATCACAAACGTCTAACTCTGGCTTCAAAGCACCTTCTGCGATTTTGGACGCTGAATACCAACTTCAACCTGACCGAGATTTCAAACCAGCATTCTCTGGCGCACACGACAACTCTATTTTGGGTGTGGCGCACAAAGATTACGATGCTGCAGCAGTTGCTAACTCAGTATTGAACCGCATGCTTTCACGCGATGTTCTGAAAGAAGACCAAATCAAGAGCATCTACAAATCTCAAACCTTCCCGACTACCGCTTACGGCACAGCGCACAACCTGACGCCAGAGCTGCAAGAGAAGATTCAAAAAGCGTTCTTCACTTTCGATTGGGAAGGCACAAAACTTCAAGAAGAATTTGAACGTAACGGCGAAGCGCAGTTCGTTCCTATTACTTACAAAGAGCACTGGGAAGTGATCCGCACTATCGATACGGCAAACAAAGTCTCTTACACGTGTAGCTAA
- a CDS encoding FadR/GntR family transcriptional regulator, which produces MVSTFNSISGSKRSLHVQVAREIARGILSGELPQGSIIPGEMALCEQFGISRTALREAVKLLTSKGLLESRPKIGTRVVDRAYWNFLDPQLIEWMDGLTDIDQFCSQFLGLRRAIEPEACALAAKFATAEQRIELSEIFQKMVEVDDAEVFDQERWTDIDTRFHSLIFNATGNDFYLPFGNILTTMFVNFIVHSSEEGSTCINEHRRIYEAIMAGDSEKARTMSAAHLQDANHRLATAS; this is translated from the coding sequence ATGGTTAGCACTTTTAATTCAATCTCGGGCTCGAAGCGCAGCCTGCACGTGCAAGTAGCGCGTGAAATCGCTCGTGGAATCTTGTCTGGTGAACTGCCACAAGGTTCTATTATTCCTGGTGAAATGGCGCTGTGTGAACAGTTTGGTATCAGCCGTACGGCACTTCGTGAAGCTGTTAAACTACTGACTTCTAAAGGTCTGTTAGAGTCCCGCCCGAAAATCGGTACTCGTGTAGTAGATCGCGCATACTGGAACTTTCTTGATCCTCAACTGATTGAATGGATGGATGGTCTAACCGACATAGACCAATTCTGTTCTCAGTTTTTAGGCCTTCGCCGTGCGATTGAACCTGAAGCGTGTGCATTAGCTGCAAAATTTGCGACTGCTGAGCAACGTATCGAGCTTTCAGAGATCTTCCAGAAGATGGTTGAAGTGGATGACGCAGAAGTGTTTGACCAAGAACGTTGGACAGACATCGATACTCGTTTCCATAGCTTGATCTTTAATGCGACAGGTAACGATTTCTACCTGCCATTTGGCAATATTCTGACGACCATGTTCGTTAACTTCATCGTGCACTCTTCTGAAGAGGGCAGCACATGTATCAATGAACACCGTAGAATCTATGAAGCGATTATGGCTGGCGATAGTGAAAAAGCTCGTACAATGTCAGCCGCTCACTTGCAAGATGCTAACCACCGTTTAGCCACTGCAAGCTAA
- a CDS encoding sodium:solute symporter family transporter: MELNTIIVGIYFLFLIAIGWMFRTFTSTTSDYFRGGGNMLWWMVGATAFMTQFSAWTFTGAAGKAYNDGFAVAVIFVANAFGYFMNFAYFAPKFRQLRVVTVIEAIRMRFGATNEQVFTWSSMPNSVVSAGVWLNALAIIASGIFGFDMTATIWITGLVVLAMSVTGGSWAVIASDFMQMVIIMAVTVTCAVVAVVQGGGVGEIVNNFPVAEGGSFLSGNNINYLSIFSIWAFFIFVKQFSITNNMLNSCRYLAAKDSKNAKKAALLACVLMLCGVFIWFMPSWYIAGQGVDLAAAYPDAGKKAGDFAYLYFVQEYMPAGMVGLLVAAMFAATMSSMDSGLNRNSGIFVKNFYEPIVRKGAASEKELVTVSKITSAVFGIAIILIAQFINSLKGLSLFDTMMYVGALIGFPMTIPAFLGFFIKKTPDWAGWGTLVVGGFVSYYVGFVVNAEMVSSIFGLEELTSREWSDVKVAIGLIAHITLTGGFFILSTLFYKPLTEKRQADVDKFFGNLSTPLVAESAEQKVLDNKQREMLGKLIAVAGVGIMLMALLTNPMWGRLVFILCGVIVGGVGVLLVKAVDDGGKQAKAVTES; encoded by the coding sequence ATGGAACTCAACACGATTATTGTCGGCATTTATTTCCTATTCTTGATTGCGATAGGTTGGATGTTTAGAACATTTACAAGTACCACCAGTGACTACTTCCGCGGGGGCGGTAACATGTTGTGGTGGATGGTTGGTGCAACCGCCTTTATGACCCAGTTTAGTGCATGGACATTCACCGGTGCGGCAGGTAAAGCGTATAACGATGGTTTTGCAGTAGCGGTCATCTTCGTAGCCAACGCATTTGGTTACTTCATGAACTTCGCATACTTTGCTCCAAAGTTCCGTCAACTGCGTGTAGTAACGGTAATCGAAGCAATTCGTATGCGTTTCGGTGCGACTAACGAACAAGTGTTCACTTGGTCTTCAATGCCAAACAGTGTTGTTTCTGCCGGTGTATGGTTAAACGCACTAGCAATCATCGCTTCTGGTATCTTCGGTTTCGACATGACAGCAACTATCTGGATTACCGGTTTGGTTGTATTGGCAATGTCTGTAACGGGTGGCTCATGGGCGGTAATCGCATCTGACTTTATGCAGATGGTTATCATCATGGCAGTAACCGTGACATGTGCTGTTGTTGCTGTTGTTCAAGGTGGCGGTGTTGGTGAAATCGTGAATAACTTCCCAGTAGCGGAAGGCGGTTCTTTCCTTTCTGGTAATAACATTAACTACTTAAGCATCTTCAGCATTTGGGCATTCTTCATCTTCGTGAAGCAGTTCTCTATTACTAACAACATGCTTAACTCTTGCCGTTACCTAGCGGCTAAAGACTCAAAGAACGCGAAGAAAGCGGCGCTACTAGCGTGTGTGCTAATGCTTTGTGGTGTATTTATCTGGTTCATGCCTTCTTGGTACATTGCAGGTCAAGGTGTCGACCTAGCAGCAGCTTACCCAGATGCAGGTAAGAAAGCGGGTGACTTTGCCTACCTATACTTCGTACAAGAGTACATGCCAGCAGGTATGGTTGGCCTTCTAGTTGCGGCGATGTTTGCAGCGACAATGTCTTCAATGGATTCTGGTCTAAACCGTAACTCAGGTATCTTTGTTAAGAATTTCTATGAACCAATCGTTCGTAAAGGTGCGGCTAGCGAAAAAGAGCTAGTAACGGTTTCTAAGATTACTTCTGCCGTGTTTGGTATTGCAATCATCCTTATTGCACAGTTCATCAACTCGCTTAAAGGTTTGAGCCTGTTCGATACCATGATGTATGTCGGCGCACTGATTGGCTTCCCAATGACAATTCCTGCATTCCTTGGCTTCTTTATTAAGAAGACACCGGACTGGGCTGGTTGGGGTACGCTAGTAGTTGGTGGTTTTGTTTCTTACTACGTAGGTTTCGTTGTTAACGCTGAAATGGTGTCTTCAATCTTTGGTCTAGAAGAGCTAACAAGCCGTGAATGGTCTGATGTTAAGGTTGCTATCGGTCTGATTGCTCATATTACGCTGACTGGTGGTTTCTTCATCCTATCAACTCTGTTCTACAAGCCATTAACTGAGAAGCGTCAAGCAGACGTTGATAAGTTCTTCGGTAACCTGTCTACTCCATTAGTTGCGGAGTCAGCAGAACAGAAAGTACTGGATAACAAACAGCGTGAAATGCTTGGTAAACTGATTGCGGTAGCGGGTGTCGGTATCATGCTAATGGCTCTACTTACTAACCCAATGTGGGGGCGCCTAGTCTTCATCCTTTGTGGTGTGATTGTTGGTGGTGTTGGTGTGCTATTGGTTAAAGCGGTCGATGACGGCGGCAAGCAAGCGAAAGCAGTAACCGAAAGCTAA
- a CDS encoding DUF4962 domain-containing protein → MSDQKSLDAIRKMKLENDTSAGNLVDLLPIEVQKRDFDLSFLDNLSEARPRLLVQADQLEEFKAKVKANEAHCMFDDFYNNSTVKFLETAPFEEPQAYPAETVGKASLWRPYWRQMYVDCQMALNATRNLAIAGVVKEDEALIAKAKAWTLKLSTYDPEGVTSRGYNDEAAFRVIAAMAWGYDWLHGYFTDEERQQVQDALIERLDEIMHHLKVTVDLLNNPLNSHGVRSISSAIIPTCIALYHDHPKAGEYIAYALEYYAVHYPPWGGVDGGWAEGPDYWNTQTAFLGEAFDLLKAYCGVDMFNKTFYENTGDFPLYCMPVHSKRASFCDQSSIGDFPGLKLAYNIKHYAGVNQKPEYVWYYNQLKGRDTEAHTKFYNFGWWDFGYDDLRFNFLWDAPEEKAPSNDPLLKVFPITGWAAFHNKMTERDNHIHMVFKCSPFGSISHSHGDQNAFTLHAFGETLASITGYYGGFGVDMHTKWRRQTFSKNLPLFGGKGQYGENKNTGYENHQDRFCIEAGGNISDFDTESDVKMVEGDATASYKYFVPEIESYKRKVWFVQGKVFVMQDKATLSEEKDMTWLMHTTFANEVADKSFTIRGEVAHLDVNFINESADNITSVKNVEGFGEVDPYEFKDLEIHRHVEVEFKPSKEHNILTLLVPNKNEGEQVEVSHKLEGNTLMLNVDGETVSIEL, encoded by the coding sequence ATGAGCGACCAAAAATCTCTTGATGCAATCAGGAAGATGAAGCTGGAGAATGATACTTCAGCAGGTAATCTTGTAGACCTACTCCCTATCGAAGTACAGAAACGTGACTTCGACCTATCATTCCTAGACAACTTGAGCGAGGCGCGTCCACGTCTTCTTGTTCAAGCAGATCAGTTAGAAGAATTCAAAGCGAAAGTGAAAGCTAATGAAGCTCACTGCATGTTTGATGACTTCTACAACAACTCGACAGTTAAGTTCCTTGAGACCGCTCCTTTCGAAGAGCCTCAAGCGTACCCAGCTGAGACGGTAGGCAAAGCTTCTCTATGGCGTCCTTACTGGCGTCAAATGTACGTTGATTGCCAAATGGCATTGAACGCGACACGTAACCTAGCAATTGCTGGTGTTGTGAAAGAAGACGAAGCGCTAATTGCTAAAGCAAAAGCTTGGACTCTAAAACTGTCTACGTACGATCCAGAAGGCGTGACTTCTCGAGGCTATAACGATGAAGCGGCTTTCCGTGTTATCGCGGCTATGGCTTGGGGTTACGACTGGCTACACGGCTACTTCACAGATGAAGAACGTCAGCAAGTTCAAGACGCTTTGATTGAGCGTCTAGACGAAATCATGCACCACCTGAAAGTGACGGTTGATCTATTGAACAACCCACTGAACAGCCACGGTGTTCGTTCTATCTCTTCTGCTATCATCCCAACGTGTATCGCGCTTTACCACGATCACCCGAAAGCAGGCGAGTACATTGCATACGCGCTAGAATACTACGCAGTACACTACCCACCATGGGGTGGTGTAGATGGCGGTTGGGCTGAAGGTCCGGACTACTGGAACACACAAACTGCATTCCTAGGCGAAGCATTCGACCTATTGAAAGCATACTGTGGCGTAGACATGTTCAACAAAACATTTTATGAAAACACAGGTGATTTCCCGCTTTACTGCATGCCTGTTCACTCTAAGCGCGCGAGCTTCTGTGACCAGTCTTCAATCGGTGATTTCCCGGGTCTAAAACTGGCTTACAACATCAAGCATTACGCAGGTGTTAACCAGAAGCCTGAGTATGTTTGGTACTACAACCAACTGAAAGGCCGTGATACTGAAGCACACACCAAATTCTACAACTTCGGTTGGTGGGACTTCGGCTACGACGATCTTCGCTTTAACTTCCTTTGGGATGCTCCTGAAGAGAAAGCACCATCGAATGATCCACTGTTGAAAGTATTCCCAATCACGGGTTGGGCTGCATTCCACAACAAGATGACTGAACGTGATAACCATATTCACATGGTATTCAAATGTTCTCCGTTTGGCTCAATCAGCCACTCTCACGGTGACCAAAACGCATTCACGTTGCATGCATTCGGTGAAACGCTAGCGTCAATCACTGGCTACTACGGTGGTTTCGGTGTTGATATGCACACGAAATGGCGTCGTCAAACGTTCTCTAAAAACCTTCCACTATTTGGCGGTAAAGGTCAGTATGGCGAGAACAAGAACACAGGCTACGAAAACCACCAAGATCGCTTCTGTATCGAAGCGGGCGGCAACATCTCTGATTTCGACACTGAATCTGATGTGAAGATGGTTGAAGGTGATGCAACAGCGTCTTACAAGTACTTCGTTCCTGAAATTGAATCTTACAAGCGTAAGGTCTGGTTTGTTCAAGGTAAAGTATTCGTAATGCAAGACAAGGCAACGCTTTCTGAAGAGAAAGACATGACTTGGCTAATGCACACAACTTTCGCAAACGAAGTGGCAGACAAGTCTTTCACTATCCGTGGCGAAGTTGCGCACCTAGACGTAAACTTCATCAATGAGTCTGCTGACAACATCACGTCAGTTAAGAATGTTGAAGGTTTTGGCGAAGTTGACCCATACGAGTTCAAAGATCTTGAAATCCACCGTCACGTTGAAGTGGAATTCAAGCCATCGAAAGAGCACAACATCCTGACGCTTCTTGTTCCTAATAAGAACGAAGGCGAGCAAGTTGAAGTGTCTCACAAGCTTGAAGGCAACACGCTAATGCTAAATGTTGACGGTGAAACGGTTTCAATCGAACTGTAA
- a CDS encoding NAD(P)-dependent oxidoreductase yields MTKPVIGFIGLGLMGGNMVENLQKRGYHVNVMDLSAEAVARVTDRGNATAFTSAKELAAASDIVQFCLTTSAVVEKIVYGEDGVLAGIKEGAVLVDFGTSIPASTKQIGAALAEKGAGMIDAPLGRTPAHAKDGLLNIMAAGDMETFNKVKPVLEEQGENVFHLGALGSGHVTKLVNNFMGMTTVATMSQAFAVAQRAGVDGQQLFDIMSAGPSNSPFMQFCKFYAVDGEEKLGFSVANANKDLGYFLALCEELGTESLIAQGTATSLQAAVDAGMGNNDVPVIFDYFAKLEK; encoded by the coding sequence ATGACTAAACCTGTAATCGGTTTCATTGGCCTAGGTCTTATGGGCGGCAACATGGTTGAAAACCTGCAAAAGCGCGGCTACCACGTAAACGTAATGGATCTAAGCGCTGAAGCTGTTGCTCGCGTTACAGATCGCGGCAACGCAACTGCATTCACTTCTGCTAAAGAACTAGCTGCTGCAAGTGATATCGTTCAGTTTTGTCTTACAACTTCTGCTGTTGTTGAAAAAATCGTTTACGGCGAAGATGGCGTTCTAGCGGGCATCAAAGAAGGCGCAGTACTAGTAGACTTCGGTACTTCTATCCCTGCTTCTACTAAGCAAATCGGCGCAGCTCTTGCTGAAAAAGGCGCGGGCATGATCGACGCACCTCTAGGTCGTACTCCTGCACACGCTAAAGATGGTCTTCTGAACATCATGGCTGCTGGCGACATGGAAACTTTCAACAAAGTTAAACCTGTTCTTGAAGAGCAAGGCGAAAACGTATTCCACCTAGGCGCTCTAGGTTCTGGTCACGTGACTAAGCTTGTAAACAACTTCATGGGTATGACGACTGTTGCGACTATGTCTCAAGCTTTCGCTGTTGCTCAACGCGCTGGTGTTGATGGCCAACAACTGTTTGACATCATGTCTGCAGGTCCATCTAACTCTCCGTTCATGCAATTCTGTAAGTTCTACGCAGTAGACGGCGAAGAGAAGCTAGGTTTCTCTGTTGCTAACGCAAACAAAGACCTTGGTTACTTCCTTGCTCTTTGTGAAGAGCTAGGTACTGAGTCTCTAATCGCTCAAGGTACTGCAACAAGCCTACAAGCTGCTGTTGATGCAGGCATGGGTAACAACGACGTACCAGTAATCTTCGACTACTTCGCTAAACTAGAGAAGTAA
- a CDS encoding methyl-accepting chemotaxis protein — MVAIVSSSALAFTNWFTLNLATEQVNQTIYNEIDHSLTIEINQIESTVQRTIDTVNSVAQEFMKSPYQVPNEALMHYAAKLGGIDKIVVGFDDGRSYTSRPSESFPNGVGIKEKYNPTTRPWYQQAKLKSGLSFSDLFFTKSTQVPMIGVTYSYQDRVIMADIRFDDLETQLEQLDSIYEAKGIIIDEKGMVVASTIENVLPQSNISSADTQMKLNSAIEQPDQFIEGVIDGNQRILMAKKVDIGSQKEWYMISSIDPELALDQLNGVMSSARILIVACVLGSVILMILLLNRFYRPIVSLRKIVHDLSQGNGDLTQRLAEKGNDDLGHIAKDINLFIIGLQEMVKDVKFKNSDLDTKVLSIREGCKETSDVLKVHTDETVQVVSAINGLSEASNEVEKSSQSAAEAAREAAVFSDETKQINTVTETYISDLEKQVCTTSDDIRSMANETQSIQSIVSVIGGIAEQTNLLALNASIEAARAGEHGRGFAVVADEVRALANRTQISTSEIDEALSGLQSKSDGLVKSIELTKSNCEMTRAQVVQAVNMLAKLTEQMETVSRFNNDISGSSVEQNALIQSIAKNMHKIESFVEELNKLSQDQLTESAEIKTLNGSVSELMSSFKV; from the coding sequence ATGGTAGCGATCGTAAGTTCCAGTGCTTTGGCATTTACGAACTGGTTTACGCTTAACTTGGCCACTGAACAGGTAAACCAAACGATTTATAACGAGATTGATCACTCGCTTACGATAGAAATTAATCAAATAGAAAGTACCGTTCAGCGCACCATTGATACCGTTAACTCTGTTGCACAAGAGTTCATGAAATCCCCATACCAAGTGCCGAATGAAGCACTGATGCATTATGCTGCAAAGCTCGGTGGCATTGACAAGATTGTGGTGGGTTTTGACGACGGCCGTTCTTATACTTCTCGCCCTTCAGAGTCTTTTCCTAACGGCGTTGGGATAAAAGAAAAGTACAATCCAACCACTCGACCTTGGTATCAACAAGCTAAATTGAAATCAGGCTTATCTTTTAGTGATCTGTTTTTCACTAAGAGTACTCAAGTGCCTATGATCGGTGTGACCTACTCATACCAAGATCGTGTCATCATGGCCGACATACGTTTTGATGATTTGGAAACTCAGCTTGAACAGCTGGACAGCATCTACGAAGCCAAAGGCATTATCATCGACGAGAAGGGGATGGTGGTCGCTTCGACAATCGAAAACGTACTTCCGCAAAGCAATATATCTTCTGCAGATACTCAAATGAAACTCAACAGTGCCATTGAACAGCCGGATCAATTCATTGAGGGTGTTATTGATGGTAACCAGAGAATCTTGATGGCCAAGAAAGTGGATATTGGCAGCCAAAAAGAGTGGTACATGATCTCCAGTATTGACCCTGAACTCGCGCTCGATCAGTTGAATGGCGTGATGTCGAGTGCGCGTATCCTTATCGTGGCATGTGTACTTGGCTCGGTGATATTGATGATTTTACTTCTGAATCGCTTCTACCGCCCAATCGTGTCACTGAGAAAAATCGTCCACGATCTATCTCAAGGTAACGGAGACCTTACTCAAAGGCTTGCTGAGAAGGGGAATGATGACTTAGGGCATATCGCCAAAGACATCAACTTGTTCATCATTGGCCTGCAAGAGATGGTTAAGGACGTCAAATTTAAGAACTCGGATCTCGATACTAAGGTACTGAGTATTCGTGAAGGTTGTAAAGAAACCAGCGATGTACTGAAAGTTCACACTGATGAAACGGTTCAAGTGGTCTCTGCAATTAACGGCTTGTCTGAAGCATCAAACGAAGTCGAGAAGAGTTCTCAGTCGGCGGCAGAAGCTGCAAGAGAGGCCGCTGTGTTCAGTGATGAGACGAAACAGATTAACACCGTTACGGAAACCTATATCAGTGATCTTGAGAAGCAAGTCTGCACCACTTCTGATGACATTCGCTCAATGGCCAATGAAACGCAGAGCATCCAGTCTATTGTGTCTGTGATTGGCGGAATTGCGGAACAAACTAATTTGTTGGCATTGAATGCGTCAATTGAAGCGGCGAGAGCGGGTGAGCATGGTCGAGGTTTCGCGGTAGTTGCTGATGAAGTCCGTGCGTTAGCCAACCGAACTCAAATCAGTACCTCTGAAATTGATGAAGCGCTGTCTGGCTTGCAGTCTAAATCAGATGGTTTGGTTAAATCGATTGAGTTGACCAAAAGCAACTGTGAAATGACTCGTGCTCAAGTGGTTCAAGCGGTAAATATGTTGGCGAAGCTAACAGAACAGATGGAAACGGTGAGTCGTTTTAACAATGACATTTCGGGTTCGTCTGTTGAGCAAAACGCTTTAATTCAAAGCATCGCTAAGAACATGCATAAGATTGAAAGCTTTGTTGAGGAGCTTAATAAGTTAAGCCAAGATCAGTTGACTGAATCAGCAGAAATCAAAACACTTAACGGTAGCGTTAGTGAGTTGATGAGCAGCTTTAAAGTTTAA
- a CDS encoding polysaccharide lyase family 7 protein — MNKPIFVVVLASLTYGCGGSSSSDSSDSSDPSDSNNPGTSYGVVAPYDIAKYQNILSSSDLQVSDPNGEEGNKTSEVKDGNFDGYVSDYFYADEETENLIFKMANYKMRSEVREGENFDINEAGVRRSLHAEISLPDIEHSMASSPADHDEVTVLQIHNKGTDESGTGYIPHPLLRVVWEQERDGLTGHYWAVMKNNAIDCSSAADSSDCYATSYNRYDLGEADLDSFTKFDLSVYENTLSIKVNDEVKVDEDITYWQHLLSYFKAGIYNQFENGEATAHFQALRYTTTQVNGSNDWDINDWKLTIPASKETWYGSGGDSAAELEPERCESSKDLLANDSDVYDSDIGLSYFNTDEGRMHFRADMGYGTSTQNSNYIRSELRELYQSSTQPDCSTGDEDTSWYLNDTRTNKTNHQLTATLRVEDYPNINNQDPKVVLGQIHGWKINQALVKLLWEGESKPVRVILNSDFERNNQDCNHCDPFSVELGTYSASEEWRYTIRANQNGVYLATHDLDGTNTVSHLIPWGQDYTDKDGDTVSLTSDWTSTDIAFYFKAGIYPQFKPDSDYAGEVFDVSFSSLRAEHY; from the coding sequence GTGAATAAGCCAATCTTCGTCGTAGTACTCGCTTCGCTTACGTATGGCTGCGGTGGAAGCAGTTCCAGTGACTCAAGTGACAGTAGTGATCCTTCTGATAGCAATAACCCAGGAACGTCTTATGGTGTTGTTGCTCCCTATGATATTGCCAAATATCAAAACATCCTTTCCAGCTCAGATCTTCAGGTATCTGATCCTAATGGGGAGGAGGGCAATAAAACCTCTGAAGTCAAAGATGGTAACTTCGATGGTTATGTCAGTGATTATTTTTATGCTGACGAAGAGACGGAGAATCTGATCTTCAAAATGGCGAACTACAAGATGCGCTCTGAAGTTCGTGAGGGAGAAAACTTCGATATCAATGAAGCTGGCGTAAGACGCAGTCTACATGCGGAAATAAGTCTGCCTGATATTGAGCATTCAATGGCGAGTTCCCCCGCTGATCATGATGAAGTGACCGTACTACAGATCCACAACAAAGGCACAGACGAGAGTGGTACGGGTTATATCCCTCATCCGCTATTGCGTGTGGTTTGGGAGCAAGAACGAGATGGCCTCACAGGTCACTACTGGGCAGTCATGAAAAATAATGCCATTGACTGTAGCAGTGCCGCTGACTCTTCAGATTGTTATGCCACTTCATATAATCGCTACGATTTGGGAGAGGCGGATCTCGATAGCTTCACCAAGTTTGATCTTTCTGTTTATGAAAACACCCTTTCGATCAAAGTGAACGATGAAGTTAAAGTCGACGAAGACATCACCTACTGGCAGCACCTACTGAGTTACTTTAAAGCGGGTATCTATAATCAATTTGAAAATGGTGAAGCCACTGCTCACTTTCAGGCACTGCGATACACCACAACACAAGTCAACGGCTCAAACGATTGGGATATTAACGATTGGAAGTTGACGATTCCTGCGAGCAAAGAAACTTGGTATGGAAGTGGCGGTGACAGTGCTGCTGAACTAGAACCTGAGCGCTGTGAATCGAGCAAAGACCTTCTCGCCAACGACAGTGATGTCTACGACAGCGATATTGGGCTTTCTTATTTCAATACCGATGAAGGAAGAATGCACTTTAGAGCAGATATGGGTTATGGCACTAGTACACAAAACTCTAACTATATTCGTTCTGAGTTAAGGGAGTTGTATCAAAGCAGTACTCAACCGGACTGCAGCACCGGCGATGAAGATACAAGTTGGTATTTGAACGACACACGAACCAATAAAACTAACCATCAGCTCACCGCCACCTTGCGAGTTGAAGATTACCCGAACATCAACAATCAAGATCCAAAAGTGGTACTTGGACAAATCCATGGTTGGAAGATCAATCAAGCATTGGTGAAACTATTATGGGAAGGCGAGAGTAAGCCAGTAAGAGTGATACTGAACTCTGATTTTGAGCGCAACAACCAAGACTGTAATCATTGTGACCCGTTCAGTGTCGAGTTAGGTACTTATTCGGCGAGTGAAGAGTGGCGATATACGATTCGTGCCAATCAAAATGGTGTCTACTTGGCGACTCATGATTTAGATGGAACCAACACCGTTTCTCATTTAATCCCTTGGGGACAAGATTACACAGATAAAGATGGGGACACGGTTTCGTTAACATCAGATTGGACATCGACAGACATCGCTTTCTATTTCAAAGCGGGCATCTACCCACAATTTAAGCCTGATAGCGACTATGCGGGTGAAGTGTTTGATGTGAGCTTTAGTTCTCTTAGAGCCGAACATTATTGA